CCCCTATCGGGCACTCCAGCGCCGTCTCTTTCAATTTTGTGAACAGGGGGAAGTGCCCGTGTGGGGCAGGAGTCTGGATGCGCAATTTGCCTTTGAGTTTGAAACAAATTTCAGACGCAGCCAGGCCATCGCCGGCAGCGCTCAAAAAACGGATGCGGCCAAACGAAAAAAGTTTTTTGATCAAATGCAGGCCTGTTTAAATGCGGTGGCGGATGATTTGGATCATCGCAAGAATCAGATCTCCCCCCAGAGTTTGTTGAGGGCCTTGCAGCTCGTCATCCCCGTGAAAACGGGGAATCATTTTCACACGCAGGACTTATTACAAATCCGCTCTCGCGTCATCCAACTCCTCATACGCTACTTTGCCTTACAGCGCGGAAAACAAGAGGCCTTCAAGGCCAGGCAGGGAAAAGAGAGAGCGGAACAGGCCATCCAACCTGTTTCGGATTATCTGCTCGGATCCACAAATCTTTCAGAAGAAGATCCTTTGGGGTTAAATGTTGCCCGAGCCCGTGATGCGGCCTTTGAAACTTATGCAAGAGGATCCAGCCTCGCTCAGGAATTAGCGACGGACGAACAACAATATCAGCAACTCAAACAATTTTTTGATTTAATAGAAGACCAAGACACTGCCCTTTCTGCACAAGAAAAAGAAGATACCTATCTGGAATTTTTAGAACGCATGCTGCCCCGCCAGGCCCAGGGCTGGACTCAATTGTGGGATCTCAGCCCCAAAAGTTTTCATTTTCTTTTGAACCGTTTCGAGGAGTGGAATTATCCCCGAGTAGAAGCCTATCTCATTGAAAAACTCGACTCTGCGACCACAGGACTTGTTTTGGATGCTAAGAAACCTGCGGCCAACACGAGTTTGCTGATGGCCTTGTCCGCCCTCTCTCAGGTGATTGCGAAAAAGCGGCCAGAGCTATTGCATCCAGATCACTTGCCAGCTTGCGCCCGCTTAAGCGCAAGCTATGTGCATCACCAGCATTTGCTACAAATTTTTGGGCCTCAAGCGCAACGGGGATTGAAGCATCTGGGACAAAATAATCTGGGAGGTTTTGCTTATCGCTTGGGTGAAATTTACGCGAAAGATTATCCGGCGAGTGCTTATGGGGAATATATTTCCTGTCTCTCGTCGTCATTCCAGAGTAATCGGGAATCCATTGTAACTGCGAGTGAAAATGGCCCCCCGATTTCTCGGGGGAGACGAAGCCTGGCAATAGGAGAAGTTCAAGAATTCATCCAAATCCATCAAGCCCTGCTTCGAAACGCGGTGCAAAATCTCAATCAGGCCGAAGCGCGAGCGTTCTTAGACCAAACACTCTCCTTGCTCCGCCAGGCCTTAGCCGCAAAAGATCCAAATGCCTTTACCCAGCAATGGCTGCAAACTTTAGTTCAGGCCGAAGAGGCATCCATTGCAGAAGCCTTCACGCCTCTTTATCAGGAAATTTTGAAATGGAATATTCCGGACGCCCTGGAACAAAAGGCCGTGGCCGGGCTCTATTTTGCGGGGCGTTTGAGCAACTATGTGTATCAATTTTATCTGAAGAATTTGTGCCAGAAAGAACAGTCTGCCCGCGAAGCCTTCATGAGTTTAATTTCTCGGTTAAGCGAATTTGCTGCCGGGGAAAAACCGGATGATTTTTTTATTTATTTTCTCTTTCAAAATCCACAGGAAACAGAAAACTTTTTCCATTCTTACCAGGCGGCACTCTCTCACTTGAAAGATCCAAAAACTAAAAAATGGAATGGAGACTGTAGCGATGTTTTGGACCTAGCGATTTTTTCATTTTTAATCTTTCCCAAACTCTGTAAGAAAAAATTGAAACCTGAACAAATTCTTGCGCAAATGGCGCTACGCCTTACTCAGGCGAGAGGTGCGGTAGATATCAGCGATGGAATCTGGGTTTTGTATTTTGATGTGGAAGCCCGCGCAGGGACTAAACTTCATCAGGATTTTGAAGCCGCAGGAAGTGTTTTTATTCAACAGGCCCAAGAAGCTCGGGAACAGATTTCTCAAACGACGTTGCAGTTGCCTCAAAATTTTTTGAAACTCCCGGGTCTTATTCAATTTAGTCTGTTGACGTATTTGAAACAGCTGCCTCTTGGGCAGCAGGAAGATCTGGTAACGAGTTTGAATGAGGAAGGGTTAAGCCCCGAGCAATCCCTGGTTTCCTTTTTGGAAAGGACCGGAAACGAGAAACTCGCCCAGTTCCTGAGTTTGCTGGATGGCGTTTTGCCCGAGAGCTATCTCTTGGCCTTAAAGAAATTTAGAGGTCAAAATAAAGCCCCGCGAAAAGAAGAAGTGCAACAGCTTTTTCTTCAAACTTATGGGGCCTTGCCTGAACAAATATTTGAAGAGTTCGATTATGACATGAGGCGGGCGGGTTCCATTGGTAAAATCTACAAGGCAAAATTAAAGGGAGGAACCAAGGTCTCTTATTTGAATCCCCAGGGAAAAATGGAAGAACTTACTTTAAGCGAAGCACGCTTCGTGGCGGTAAAACTCATTCCCAACGCCACTTTGACGGGAGCCAATGAGAATCTGAAGGCCTTAAGGGCCATGGCAGAAGAATTGGATGAAAATAAAGAGCGCTTTGGCCTACCCTTTAGCCCTAGGCAATTGTTTGCCGATTTTGAAGCGACTTATCGGGTTGAACTGGATTTTAGAAATGAACTTCAAAATGCTGAAATTTTTGCCAAACAATTGCCAGAAAATATGCAAATGCCTGGCTACTATAAAAATCTCAGCCGTGCTCAAATTCTCATTCTCGATTGGGTGCAGGCAGCACCTTTCGATGAATGTCCAAGCGATAAAATCCGCATCCAACATTTTGACGCCGTCGCCCACATGCTGGCCCAGCATACCTTTGGCGAAGAAGAGCTTTATTTTGAAGATCCTCAACCTCATAATGTTTTGATCGATGAAAACGGGGCTTTGGTTCTACTCGATTTTGGACGCCTGGGCCATTTGAGTCAGGCCTCAAAAAAGAATTTGGTGCAACTCATCGTGCACATTTTGTCAGGGGACGTGCAAGAAGTTCAAAATATTTTGATGGCAATGACAGAAGCCGGTGCCAATAGTAGCGCTGCCCTACTGAAGGCAAAATTAGATGCAATATTTAAGCGTTCTACTGAGTTGAATGAGATTTTTGAAACTTTGGATGCCTGCTTTAAGGCAGCCTTCGAATCGCACTTTTACGTCCGATCGGAATTCACTTTTTTGCTAAAGGCCTATATCACCTTGAAGGCCATTGCCCGTAAAGACCCGGCGATAAGACGATTTGATGTGCAAAAATATCTGCAACAAGCTTTTCTGGAGGCTTGTCAGCGGTTTCCTTCCGAATAACTTTTGTGGACAATGCTCCGTAAAAGTTATTGGCTCAATTATGGATTTTATTTTAGACGAAAATCAGATTCATCTATGGTGTGTTTCCTTAGAAGTTCAGGAATCTGAACTCGAAAGATTGAAAAAGTATCTCAACAAAAAAGAAAAATTTCGAAGCGAAAAGTTTTATTCTCGTGAAGATCAAAGACGTTTTGTCGTCTCCCATGCGGCCTTGCAATGTCTTTTAAAAAATTATCTGGACTCTGAATATCCCTTCGTTTTTACAGAAAACGAGTATGGAAAGCCCTTTCTTGCAAAAAATTCTCTGCAATTTAATCTTTCTCATTCTCACGAATTGGCTTTGATTGCTTTTGCAAAAAATACTTCTCTGGGTATTGATGTAGAAAGGATAAAAGAGAATCCCAATATTCCCAATATTGCTCGGCGTTTTTTTTCTGTTTGTGAAGCAGAGCAGCTGTTGTCTTTGCCGTCTGCAAAACAGACAGATTTTTTTTATCGTTGTTGGACTCAAAAAGAAGCCCTGATCAAAGCCTTGGGGTTGGGCTTTTCCGAGTCTTTAGAGGGATTAAATCAAAATACGGAGTGGTATATTCAGGAGCTTTCAGTTCATTCTCATTACAAAGCAGCCCTGGCGGTTAAGGGAAGGGATTGGAAGTGGGAGTTGAGACAGTGGGACAGGTTTAGTCATGTTAAGACTTTTTGAAATGGGCCCTCATAGAATTGAATATCGTATTCAGCGGACCTCCAGAACCGGTTCAGTGGGGATTCAAGTGCTGCCTAATTCTTCTGTTTTACTCCGTATCCCCAAACGCTTTTCCGAAAAAAAGTTAGATGAAATTGTTGAAAAACGCGCAGCATGGATTTTGGCAAAACAAAATCATTTCAAAGAAAATTTCAAGGTCTATTCTTTGACTCAGGGCGCTAAGCTTCCTTATCGGGGGCAAAGCATCTGTTTGCAGATTCAACAAGCCAGTATTGCTCAAAGAAGTGTCTCTTTTAACGGAACGGAACTGATTGTCTTGTTGCGAGAAGGAGATGGCATTGAGCCGCATTTAAGAGCTCAACTTTTAAAGTGGTACTACGCGCAGGCTCGAGAAAAAATCATTGAGAGTATTGATCGTTTTCAAATGGACTTAGGAGTTTCAGTAAAAAAAATCAGTGTTCGAAATCAAAGGCAGCGTTGGGGAAGTTGCAACCACAAACAACATCTGAGTTTTAACTGGCGCCTCATCTTGGTTCCGCCTCAGCTTTTGGATTACGTGGTTCTCCACGAGATGTGTCATGTGCTTCATCCCAATCATTCCCGTTTTTTTTGGGAAACAGTTGAAAGTGTGATGCCCAATTATGCAGAAAATCGGCGCGGCTTGAGACAAAAATCTGCGGAGTATTTTTCGTTTTTATAGAGCCAGAGATTTTAAGAAAGCCAGAGCGGCCCATTTCCCATAGTGCTCTTTGATTCTAATGGCATTACCCCTCGTTAACCTTGTCAAAACTTCAAAATTAAACTCAAGTTTTTCATTATTGCTCCGTACTGCAGCTTTGAGGGGGGGATTTCATCAAGCTTAGGAGAGGGTATGATTTTATTATCCAAAATGAAAATGCGTTATGTGGTTGCGGTTGGATTTGCAGCAGTCGTTTTTATGATGACGCTTTCCTCCCTGTTCAACCTCTATCAAATACATGCCATAAAAGAGGACATCGAGGGAATAACTGTTACCGGGGAAAAAATAACGGCAGGAACAACACTGCGTTTTTCAACCGTTATGTTCTGGCAATATTTAACAGACGCCTCTCTCAGCAGAAATGTCGATGTCATCAACAAAAATGGGAAGGAATATTTCAACAAGGCCAATGAGTCTGTAGATAAATTGATTAGCCTTTTTACAGCAGAGGACAATTTTGAAAAAGTAAGCATCCTGGCGCAAATAAAAAGGGATATGGCCGCAATGTGGTCTACGGGAACGAAAATGTATGAGGCTTATGGAAGAGATCAGGCCGAAGGGGATTTTTTTATGAAAGATTTCGATCAAGCTACCGGCAAGGGCATTGGAGAAGTGGATAGTTTTGTGAATGCGTTGATGCTCAACCGCGATGCAATGTTGGCAGATCTGCATGGGCAGGGGCAGAATCTTTTTTATAGTGCTATATTTTCTTTCTTGGCAGTGATTGTATCGAGTTTGGGTCCCCTGTCGTTTGTTTATGGTCGGATTGTGAAGGTGGTCTCAAAAATGGAAATGGCCACAGCGGGGCTTGTGAATTCTTCTGATTTACTCAATGCTGTCAGCTGTCAGCTCGGTTCCAGTTCCGAGCAGACAGCGTCCCAGGCCAATGTGGTGTCTGCTGCGGCGGAGCAGGTGAGCAAGAATGTGCAAACGGTGTTTACCAATGTGGAGCAAATGAATTTGAGTATTAGAGAGATTTCTAAAAATACCTCCGAGATCTCGCAAGTGGCGCAAGGGGCTGTGGGGATAGCGCAATCGACGAATCGCTCCATTGTCAAACTAGGCGAGAGCAGTGCAGAAATTGGAAATGTCATTAAGGTGATCAGCTCCATAGCCGAACAGACCAACCTGCTGGCCCTGAATGCCACGATTGAAGCGGCCCGGGCAGGTGAGGCCGGAAAGGGTTTTGCGGTGGTGGCTAACGAAGTGAAGGAACTGGCCAAACAGACGGGGAAGGCTACAGAAGATATCTCCCGCCGCATTGAAATCATCCAGGGAGATAGCGTCGAGGCGATAAAATCGGTGGAACGGATCAATCACGTCATCCGCCAGATCAACGACATGCAAAGTACTGTAGCCTCTGCCATTGAAGAGCAAAATGCCAGCTGCAGCGAGATTGCCCGGAGTATTGGAGAGACCTCCAAGGGGAGTCACGAGATTGCACAAAATATTACCGGAGTGGCCCAAGTGGCTCAGTCGGTTACCACGAGTGCCTTGGAAACCCAAGCCTCCTCTAGCGATCTGTCCCGAATAGCACTGGAATTAAAAGAGACCGTGGAAATTTTGTAAACGCTCATCTCAATCTACTTCGTGTCTCAATAATGTCAAAATTTTCAGTGGGCCCTGCCTTGAAAATTGCCTCTACGAATTCTCCCCAGCAATTCCATCCTCAAATTTCTTATTTCGTCCTGTAGCGAAGTGACGTTCAATATCTGTGTTTGCTGTTCCTGTTGCCAAATGATTTGTGGGGCTAGCTCTTGTGTTTGGCTTTCCAATTGTCGCAATTGTTCTATTAAATGCCAGGCATCGGAAGAAGAATGACAGTGAGCGCATTGATCTCGTAATTCAGCCATTCTTAGAAAGACCCGGGGCATTTGAGGAGACTCCAATAAAGCCTGGGGAATGAAACTTGTGCCAAGGTCCAGTCTTTCAGATCTGGCCAGCTGCCTTTGTGCCTGGACCAGGCCCAGTCGAATGGCTCGTAACTGATTGCGTTGATGGCCATCTAAATGGCTAGAAGAAGGGAGGTGAGATAGCTCCTGCTGAATTCTTTGCAACTGCTGTCGCACTTCTAGGGCTGCAGGGGCATGGTCCACCTGCCTTGCCGACATCATTTGTAAGGTGATGCGTATGCTTTCCAGATAGCTTTCGGAAAGTTCGAGGGCGCTTTCTGCTTCAGTGGCAAGGGGCTGTGTGCTTGACCAAGCTAGGCCTTCATTCGGGGGAATGAAATGGTCTTGTCCGGAAGAAGTTGGGTTGGCATTCCATTCTTCGTCGGGGATTTGATCCAAAAAATCAAGTTCAGGATATCTCTCATTAAAGAGTTCTTCGGGTGAAATGTTTTCGATTTTCATGACGGGCTCCTTTTTTAAAAAATGTTACCTGGAGAGAAAGCAAGCCCGGTGCCAAAGCAAAACAAAAAACATTTCATAATAAAAAAATAAAAAAATTAAGGAGTTACAAAAAAAAGGAATGACAGAAAAGAAAAGATATAAAAAAGTAGTCCGAAATTCGAACAGCGGAAATACAGTCCTCGACCAAAAATCGGAAACCGCAACGATGGGAGAAAAAATGGAAGAAAAAAAATTAACTCCTTCAAGTATGGTTCGCTTGGGACAGCGCTCAGGTCTTGCCTTGGCCAATTGGACCGAGAAATGGTTTCCCGATGCCCTGGTGTTTGCTTTTTTGGGGGTCGTCGTTACCTTTGTTCTAGGAATTTGTATTGGTGAAAAGCCCGCTCAACTGGCCATTGCAGGAGGAAAAGGTTTTTGGTCTTTGGTTCCCTTTACCATGCAGATGGTGATGATCATCATTGGTGGATATGTGGTGGCGACGGCTCCGGTGATTAATCGCCTGATTGAAAAACTGGCCAGTCTGCCTAAGACACCCAAATCGGCAGTGGCCTTCATTGCTTTTTTTTCGATGATGACGTCACTCCTTTCCTGGGGCTTTAGTCTTATTTTTAGTGCCTTGCTTGTGAAGGCCATTGCACGCCGTTTAAAAGATCTTGATTATCGTGCAGCGGGGGCTGCTGCCTATCTGGGTTTGGGCGCCATCTGGGCGCTAGGTCTTTCTTCTTCGGCAGCGCTCATGATGGCCACCTTTGAAAGCATTCCACCCAAACTGTTCGCCATCAGCGGGCTTATTCCTCTCGTCCAAACCCTTTTTCTTTGGCAAAATGCCTTAATGGCCGTGGTTTTGATTCTTTTGTCTTTGGGCGTCGCCTATTTTTCCACCCCTCCCTCCAGCGAAGCGAGAAATGCAGAATTTTACGGAGTAGATCTTACTGAAAAGCCTCTCCACTTGAGTCATTCAGATCGACCAAGAGAATGGCTGGAATACAGTCCTCTCTTGAATCTGTTCATGGTAGCCTTGTTGGGCTTTTACCTCATTTATGAATTCAAAACTTCTCCCAAGGGGGCATTGGCTGCTCTCGATCTGAATACCTACAACCTGATTTCTATTACACTGGGGCTTTTATTGCATTGGTGCCCTAAAAATTTTGGGTCTGCTGTTTTAAAGGCGGTTCCTGCCTGCGGTGGGGTATTAATTCAATTTCCTTTTTATGCCGTCACTTTTGGGATGATCATGGGGACAGGAATCACAGGCTATGTTGCAAATCTTTTTGTCCACATCAGTAGCCCACAAACTTATCCTCTCTTGGTTGCCTTGTACTCTACGGTAATAGGCATATTTATTCCTTCGGGTGGAAGTAAATGGGTGATGGAAGCGCCTTACGTGCTGGAAGCCGCAAAATTGCATCACATGCACCTGGGATGGGTGGTACAAATTTATAACGCCGCCGAGGCCTTGCTTAATCTGGTGAACCCTTTTTGGATGTTGCCCTTGCTGGCCATTTTGAAAGTGAAGGCCCGTGATTTGGTGGGCTATACCTTCATGCAGTTTATTTGGCATATGCCTGTTGTATTTTTTCTTTGTTGGATGCTTTCGAAAACTTTTCATGCCTCACCCTGACCCTCTCCTAACCTTTAGGAGAGAGAATTTGGAAATTCTTCTTCTCCCTCTCCTAGGGTAGGAGAGGGCAGGGTGAGGTATTTCTACACGCACAAAAAAATGCCGCAGGGTGTCGGAGGGATAGTAAAAATCTCCTTTATTTTCGTTTTTAATACCCGTTCCTTCTATTGAGATCATTTCGCTGTTGAAAAGTATGAGAAGTGCTTTAAAATGGGAGTGGGGGGTTGTGGATTGCAAATGGAGGAGAGATCTTCATGATGATTACCGAGGAACTCGAAAAAACTTTTAAAAAGGCCTACGAAGAAGCCCTGGCTAGAAATCACGAGTATGTGACGTTGGAGCATCTACTTTTCGCTCTTACCGAAGACTCTGTTGCCTCTGAAATTTTAGTCCATACCGGTGCCAGCTTGAAAAAACTACAAGAAGATCTGAATGATTTCCTTAAGACCTCCATTCCCGTTTTGCCTCCCGATCAATATCAAAATCCTCAATACACTATCGGTTTTCAATTTGTGCTGCAGGTAGCGGCCACGCATGTGCAGTCTTCTGGAAAAGAAAAAATAGATGGTGGAAATATTTTGGTGGCCCTGTTTCGTGAGCCTGAATCCCACGCCGTTTATTTTTTGCATCAGCAGAATATCAGTCGTTATGACGTGCTACGTTACATTTCGCATGGGGTTTCGAAAGTAGATTTGGAAAACTCCTCGGAGAATCTCCCTCAACGTTCTCTGCCCGCTGATAAAGAAGAGGGTACAAAACCCAAGGAGGGGAAAGACCCTCTTTCGAAATATTGCATCAATCTCAACGAAAAAGCCAAGCAAGGCAAGATTGATGTGCTGATTGGTAGGGCTCTGGAATTAGAGCGCACCATTCATATTCTGGCGCGACGTCGGAAGAATAACCCCATTTTTGTGGGGGATGCGGGCGTAGGAAAGACGGCGATTGCAGAGGGTTTGGCGAAGCGGATTGTGACCTCGGATATCCCAGATTGTTTGAAAGAGGCTACCGTTTATGCCTTGGACATGGGGGCCTTGCTGGCAGGGACCAAATTCAGAGGAGATTTTGAGGAGCGTTTAAAGGCGGTGATGAAGGCGATTACGGCCAAAAAAAATCAGATTTTATTTATTGATGAAATTCACACCATTATTGGGGCCGGGGCTGTTTCGGGCGGGGCCCTCGATGCCTCGAATATTTTAAAACCTGCCCTGGCGAGTGGCGAACTCAAATGCATTGGAACCACCACCTATAAAGAATATCGCAGTATTTTTGAAAAAGATCATGCCCTAAGCCGCCGTT
The sequence above is drawn from the Deltaproteobacteria bacterium genome and encodes:
- a CDS encoding 4'-phosphopantetheinyl transferase superfamily protein, with translation MDFILDENQIHLWCVSLEVQESELERLKKYLNKKEKFRSEKFYSREDQRRFVVSHAALQCLLKNYLDSEYPFVFTENEYGKPFLAKNSLQFNLSHSHELALIAFAKNTSLGIDVERIKENPNIPNIARRFFSVCEAEQLLSLPSAKQTDFFYRCWTQKEALIKALGLGFSESLEGLNQNTEWYIQELSVHSHYKAALAVKGRDWKWELRQWDRFSHVKTF
- a CDS encoding M48 family metallopeptidase, which translates into the protein MLRLFEMGPHRIEYRIQRTSRTGSVGIQVLPNSSVLLRIPKRFSEKKLDEIVEKRAAWILAKQNHFKENFKVYSLTQGAKLPYRGQSICLQIQQASIAQRSVSFNGTELIVLLREGDGIEPHLRAQLLKWYYAQAREKIIESIDRFQMDLGVSVKKISVRNQRQRWGSCNHKQHLSFNWRLILVPPQLLDYVVLHEMCHVLHPNHSRFFWETVESVMPNYAENRRGLRQKSAEYFSFL
- a CDS encoding short-chain fatty acid transporter — encoded protein: MVRLGQRSGLALANWTEKWFPDALVFAFLGVVVTFVLGICIGEKPAQLAIAGGKGFWSLVPFTMQMVMIIIGGYVVATAPVINRLIEKLASLPKTPKSAVAFIAFFSMMTSLLSWGFSLIFSALLVKAIARRLKDLDYRAAGAAAYLGLGAIWALGLSSSAALMMATFESIPPKLFAISGLIPLVQTLFLWQNALMAVVLILLSLGVAYFSTPPSSEARNAEFYGVDLTEKPLHLSHSDRPREWLEYSPLLNLFMVALLGFYLIYEFKTSPKGALAALDLNTYNLISITLGLLLHWCPKNFGSAVLKAVPACGGVLIQFPFYAVTFGMIMGTGITGYVANLFVHISSPQTYPLLVALYSTVIGIFIPSGGSKWVMEAPYVLEAAKLHHMHLGWVVQIYNAAEALLNLVNPFWMLPLLAILKVKARDLVGYTFMQFIWHMPVVFFLCWMLSKTFHASP